Proteins encoded together in one Anopheles darlingi chromosome 3, idAnoDarlMG_H_01, whole genome shotgun sequence window:
- the LOC125953931 gene encoding helicase POLQ-like — MSRSFRTPLQLPTKPRKGLLPLDHQIPPTSPSVFRTPVAVRTVKRKDESKVAQLMELDNTLLNAVDLESIEQQANTRKPASPKNGLSKTKFKRSLSVGAEPKILASTPKRRRSSNGGRKIYVLQMSMEAEAAGVAPPAASDDSNGENDPSRTESLTKSRRSATSCEDDNDDEDLLPCGQEVVRNNETLNTDDIIRDKLRKLGTSRINATHIASQLPALGDELFEVFTNPAICSQYMRLDQSVLIESENRAELIRSSQNNGDDRERMVRPGATEDEPALPHNLSDEQRKLQMNEVERIFADCERTLHDMTNLDQMEAETLEVAGVEEPPPPPPTPKISSTLAAIDWDEEIQQTAVKPRVSSLFLEKGPFYGLPSSVRRILRDFRGIGELYDWQRECLELPAVRERRNLIYALPTSGGKTLVAEILMLREVLCRLRNVIFIVPYVSLAQEKMIALSPFSIELQFLLEEYSGGKGQCPPRRRRKKNTIFVCTIEKAMMLMDSLVEESRANEIGMIVIDELHMIGEPRRGACLEMLITKVQALRAGIQIVGMSATIGNLNEVARFMLADVYCRDFRPVELQEYVKCGEALYEVRGQQGHGARASEQVFGEKRSLRFEDYSDELRRIDPDGIVGLILQVIPNGSCLVFCPTKRMCENLSAMLAKHLPPALAEHRAEEKAKLIKSLAEDGSVAPILPQSFRVGVAYHHAGLTQDERRTIEDAFRAGVLSLIVCTSTLAAGVNLPAQRVIIRSPYIGTSFLTLSRYKQMVGRAGRAGFGEKGDSILVCAQRDIPQVCEMLCSPMDLAESSLMEDDRVQFKSLLLSAIGLGICGTRDALQTLASSTLLSQQAERRQLELSTITDEVIVQLYQGNAIKARHDSCLRNPPNMIVTISTAEEEEQAPRLTMFPFAHPEETPRTASFIRVHKDPSQPGKLIKTIERSSQLEVNRLGKAAIRGGFDMEKAVRYYDEMQTLGKRLCVLDEYDLFYLILLEDGREVHLKVDELIVLINQLTSEQQRIAERYGIGNVLMTKILTRRAIPDEQMHKMLRFVRVLVVHELWRQTSVQEVAQRYHVNAGSLQTLMNSTAGTAYSVLRMCEEVPELWAFKHLLTGIIERLTHCCKQELMPLMELPSVKLGRAKQLYRAGFTTLASIARAKSKELVESIEHMNYRAANQLILSAKAKLMQEVDALREQAEEYLSQLNR, encoded by the exons ATGTCGCGCAGTTTCCGGACTCCGCTGCAGTTGCCGACGAAACCGCGCAAAGGTTTGCTGCCGCTGGACCACCAGATCCCACCGACGAgtccttccgttttccggaCTCCTGTTGCGGTGCGGACCGTGAAACGCAAGGATGAATCGAAGGTGGCGCAACTCATGGAACTCGACAACACGCTGCTCAATGCCGTCGACCTGGAGAGCATCGAACAGCAGGCGAACACCCGGAAACCGGCTTCCCCGAAAAACGGCTTGTCGAAGACCAAATTCAAACGATCGCTATCGGTGGGAG CTGAACCGAAGATACTGGCCAGCACGCCCAAACGTCGAAGATCGAGCAACGGAGGACGCAAGATTTACGTACTGCAGATGAGCatggaagcagaagcagcaggcgttgcaccaccggcagccagCGACGATAGCAACGGTGAGAACGATCCTTCACGGACTGAGTCGTTGACGAAGTCACGTCGAAGTGCGACGAGCTGCGAGGAtgataacgacgacgaggatctGTTACCGTGCGGTCAGGAGGTGGTCCGTAATAATGAGACACTCAACACAGATGACATCATACGGGATAAGTTGCGCAAGTTGGGCACCTCCCGGATTAACGCAACGCATATAGCCAGCCAGTTACCTGCGCTGGGTGATGAGCTGTTCGAGGTATTTACGAATCCCGCCATCTGTTCCCAGTATATGCGGCTCGATCAATCGGTGCtgatcgaaagcgaaaacagagCCGAACTTATCCGTTCCTCCCAAAACAATGGAGACGATCGAGAGCGTATGGTGCGGCCGGGGGCAACGGAGGACGAACCGGCCTTACCCCATAATCTCTCCGATGAGCAACGGAAGCTACAGATGAACGAAGTCGAACGGATCTTTGCCGATTGCGAGCGAACGCTGCACGATATGACGAACCTCGATCAGATGGAAGCAGAGACGCTAGAGGTAGCGGGCGTTGAGGAgccgccacctccaccaccaacaccaaagaTATCCAGCACACTCGCGGCCATCGATTGGGATGAAGAGATCCAACAGACCGCCGTCAAACCTCGCGTCTCATCGCTCTTCCTCGAGAAGGGTCCGTTCTATGGGCTACCGTCGTCCGTTCGCCGCATTCTGAGGGATTTTCGTGGTATCGGCGAGCTGTACGATTGGCAGCGTGAATGTCTCGAGCTACCGGCCGTACGGGAGCGCCGTAATCTGATCTACGCCCTACCGACAAGCGGTGGCAAGACGCTAGTAGCGGAGATACTAATGCTTCGGGAGGTGCTGTGTCGGTTGCGCAACGTTATCTTCATTGTGCCGTACGTTTCACTGGCCCAGGAAAAGATGATCGCACTTAGCCCATTCTCGATCGAGCTACAATTTCTGCTGGAGGAGTACAGTGGAGGCAAGGGCCAGTGTCCTCCACGGAGGcggcgaaagaaaaacacgatCTTCGTGTGTACGATCGAGaaggcgatgatgctgatggactCGCTGGTCGAGGAATCGCGTGCCAACGAGATCGgtatgatcgtgatcgatgagCTGCACATGATCGGTGAACCACGCAGGGGTGCTTGTCTCGAGATGCTAATTACCAAGGTGCAGGCACTGCGTGCGGGCATTCAGATCGTCGGAATGAGTGCCACGATCGGGAACTTAAACGAGGTCGCCCGGTTTATGCTGGCCGACGTGTACTGTCGGGACTTTCGTCCGGTGGAGCTGCAAGAGTACGTCAAGTGTGGAGAGGCACTGTACGAGGTGCGCGGTCAGCAAGGCCACGGTGCACGTGCAAGTGAGCAGGTGTTCGGTGAGAAGCGATCACTCCGATTTGAGGATTACTCGGATGAACTCCGACGGATCGATCCAGACGGTATCGTGGGACTGATCCTACAGGTCATCCCAAACGGTTCCTGCCTGGTGTTTTGTCCGACGAAACGGATGTGCGAGAACTTGTCTGCGATGCTGGCGAAACATCTGCCACCTGCCCTAGCGGAGCACCGGGCCGAAGAGAAGGCAAAATTGATCAAATCGTTAGCCGAGGATGGTTCGGTGGCACCGATCTTGCCCCAGTCTTTTCGCGTCGGAGTCGCCTACCATCACGCTGGACTGACGCAAGATGAACGGCGTACGATCGAGGATGCGTTTCGGGCCGGAGTGCTGTCACTGATCGTGTGCACCTCGACACTGGCCGCTGGTGTGAACTTGCCCGCACAGCGTGTCATCATTCGATCGCCGTACATCGGCACCAGCTTCCTAACGCTCAGCCGCTACAAGCAGATGGTGGGCCGAGCCGGGCGTGCCGGATTCGGCGAAAAGGGTGATTCGATCCTCGTCTGCGCACAACGTGACATTCCGCAGgtttgcgagatgctttgttCACCGATGGATCTCGCGGAATCATCGCTCATGGAAGACGATCGGGTACAGTTTAAATCGTTGCTGCTCAGTGCAATCGGTCTCGGGATCTGTGGAACCCGTGACGCTCTTCAAACACTTGCCAGTAGCACGCTACTGAGCCAACAAGCGGAACGCCGTCAGCTTGAGCTAAGTACGATCACCGATGAAGTGATCGTACAGTTGTATCAAGGCAATGCGATCAAGGCCCGGCACGATAGCTGCCTCCGTAATCCTCCCAACATGATCGTGACGATCAGTAcggcagaagaggaagagcaggcTCCAAGATTGACAATGTTCCCGTTCGCCCATCCCGAAGAGACGCCGCGGACGGCGTCGTTCATTCGCGTCCACAAGGATCCATCGCAGCCTGGCAAGCTGATCAAGACGATCGAGCGAAGCAGCCAGCTGGAGGTGAATCGCCTCGGCAAAGCGGCCATCCGTGGAGGGTTCGATATGGAGAAGGCAGTCCGATATTATGATGAGATGCAAACGCTCGGGAAGCGGCTGTGTGTTCTCGACGAGTACGATCTTTTTTATCTGATCCTGCTCGAGGATGGTCGCGAGGTGCACCTAAAAGTAGACGAACTGATCGTACTG ATCAATCAACTGACGAGTGAACAGCAACGTATTGCCGAACGGTACGGCATAGGTAATGTGCTGATGACAAAGATCCTTACGAGGCGAGCCATTCCGGATGAGCAGATGCACAAAATGCTCCGCTTCGTCCGGGTGCTGGTCGTGCACGAGCTGTGGCGTCAGACGAGCGTACAGGAGGTCGCCCAGCGTTATCACGTGAATGCTGGCTCCCTGCAAACGCTTATGAATAGTACGGCCGGGACGGCTTACAGTGTACTGCGAATGTGCGAAGAAGTACCGGAACTGTGGGCCTTTAAGCATCTACTAACGGGTATCATCGAGCGATTAACGCATTGCTGTAAGCAGGAGCTGATGCCACTGATGGAGCTTCCGTCGGTGAAACTG GGACGTGCAAAGCAACTCTACCGGGCTGGATTCACCACGCTGGCCTCGATAGCACGTGCCAAGTCGAAGGAGCtggtcgaatcgatcgaacacatGAACTACCGGGCAGCTAATCAGCTGATACTGAGTGCGAAG GCCAAACTTATGCAGGAAGTTGATGCACTTCGCGAACAGGCGGAAGAGTACCTATCGCAGCTGAATCGTTAA
- the LOC125953970 gene encoding probable cytochrome P450 9f2, with translation MEIDLVYLLSLIGILGSLYYYLTRNNNYFHDKPIPSLAVEPLFGSSRRLFLKKTSFTGFIVDIYNKFPSVKVLGMFDLTSPVFFVRDPELIKRIGVKDFDYFVNHRQAFGASEDPNSGALFGKTLIGLQDQKWRDMRATLSPAFTGSKMRQMFELIVECSVNMVKHYESEIRTKGGPQEHEMKDVFTRFANDVIATCAFGIKVDSLRNTDNEFYTNGKKMMAFNRPIVLLKVLGLRLVPKLMDRLGLDLFDREQSQYFSEIIRDTVRTRDAHGIVRPDMVHLLMQARKGALKHQEQEKESETATGFATVVESEIGRMVANGEKVTPMTEMEMIAQCLIFFLAGFDTVSTCLTFLAHELTVNPDVQRKLYEEILETKNSLNGGQLTYDAVNKMRYMDMVVSESLRMWSPAPSTDRECVKDYVVDDGAGTRFTIDKGTTVFIPIAGLHMDPQYYPNPKKFDPERFSEENKHKINPSAYLPFGIGPRNCIGSRFALMEVKAIIYYMLLAFSFERTPNTQVPLQLAKGFAGMRSEKGVFVEFRPRK, from the exons ATGGAGATCGATCTGGTGTACCTGTTGTCCCTGATAGGGATCCTGGGGTCCTTATATTACTATCTTACCAGGAACAACAACTACTTTCACGACAAACCGATCCCTTCGCTAGCGGTTGAACCGTTGTTCGGTAGCTCGAGGCGTCTCTTCCTCAAGAAAACGTCTTTTACCGGATTCATCGTGGACATTTACAACAAGTTCCCGTCGGTGAA GGTGCTGGGTATGTTCGATTTGACTTCACCAGTGTTTTTCGTGCGTGATCCGGAGCTGATCAAGCGCATCGGCGTGAAGGACTTCGATTACTTCGTCAACCATCGGCAGGCCTTTGGAGCGTCCGAGGATCCGAATTCGGGCGCCCTGTTCGGCAAGACGCTGATTGGGTTGCAGGATCAAAAGTGGAGGGATATGCGGGCCACCCTTAGCCCGGCCTTCACCGGTAGCAAGATGAGGCAGATGTTCGAGCTGATCGTCGAGTGTAGCGTCAATATGGTGAAGCACTACGAGAGCGAAATCCGCACGAAGGGAGGCCCCCAGGAGCACGAGATGAAGGATGTGTTTACGCGCTTCGCCAACGATGTGATTGCCACGTGTGCGTTCGGCATAAAGGTGGACTCGCTGCGCAATACCGACAACGAGTTCTACACGAACGGCAAGAAGATGATGGCGTTCAATCGgccgatcgtgctgctgaaggtgctcGGACTGCGGCTCGTTCCCAAGCTGATGGATCGGCTTGGGTTGGATCTGTTTGATCGCGAGCAGAGCCAGTACTTCTCGGAGATCATCCGTGATACGGTGCGAACCCGGGATGCGCATGGGATCGTGCGGCCGGATATGGTGCATTTGCTGATGCAGGCCCGCAAGGGTGCCCTCaagcaccaggagcaggagaaggaaagcgaaacggcGACAGGATTTGCGACGGTTGTGGAATCGGAAATCGGTCGTATGGTGGCGAATGGCGAGAAGGTGACGCCCATGACGGAGATGGAGATGATCGCGCAGTGTCTGATCTTCTTCCTCGCCGGTTTCGATACGGTTTCGACTTGCTTGACTTTCCTCGCCCACGAGCTCACCGTCAATCCGGACGTACAGCGCAAATTGTACGAAGAGATTCTCGAGACGAAGAACTCCCTCAACGGTGGCCAACTAACGTACGATGCCGTCAACAAGATGCGCTACATGGATATGGTCGTGTCGGAATCGTTGCGTATGTGGTCCCCGGCACCGTCCACTGATCGTGAGTGTGTGAAAGATTACGTagtcgatgatggtgcgggAACGCGGTTCACCATCGACAAGGGTACCACCGTATTCATACCGATCGCCGGTTTGCACATGGATCCCCAGTACTACCCCAATCCGAAGAAATTCGATCCGGAGCGATTTAGCGAGGAGAATAAGCACAAAATCAATCCATCGGCTTATTTACCGTTCGGTATTGGACCGCGAAACTGTATTGGATCTCGATTCGCACTGATGGAGGTCAAAGCCATCATCTACTACATGCTGCTGGCGTTCTCGTTCGAGCGAACGCCCAACACGCAGGTACCGTTGCAGCTGGCGAAAGGATTCGCCGGTATGCGCAGTGAGaagggtgtgtttgtggagtTCCGGCCGAGAAAGTGA